A region of the Serinicoccus profundi genome:
GCGCTGGGCTACACCATGGTGCTGCCGGCCGACGACAAGTACTCCACGACCCGCAACGAGCTGCTCGACCAGCTGGCCTACGCCCTCGGTGGACGCGTCGCCGAGGAGCTCGTCTTCCACGACCCGACGACCGGTGCGGCCAACGACATCGAGAAGGCCACCGGCCTGGCCCGCAAGATGGTCACGCAGTTCGGGATGTCCGAGCGCATCGGTGCGGTCAAGCTCGGCTCGGCCGGCGGTGAGGTCTTCCTCGGCCGCGACATGGGCCACGAGCGCGACTACTCCGAGAACCTCGCCGGCGTCGTCGACCAGGAGGTGCGGCGCCTCATCGAGGCCGCCCACGACGAGGCCTGGCATGCCCTCAACGACAACCGCGACATCCTCGACGCCCTGGTGCTGGAGCTGCTGGAGAAGGAGACGCTCAACGCCGAGGCGATCGCCGCGATCTTCGTCGACGTCCGCAGGCGTCCCGTGCGTCCGGTGTGGCTGTCCTCGGACGCCCGCACCATCCATGAGGCCGGCCCGGTGCTCACCGACGCCGAGAAGCGGGCGATGTCCAACGGCCACCACCCGCTGACCGAGCAGGGGGAGGAGAACCCTCCGGTCGAGGTGATCCAGGTGCCCGAGGGCGGCCATGTCGACCCCGGCCACGCCTGAGGTGACGGCGGGCGGGCAGCCCGTCCTGCAGGGCGTGGACCACGCGCGGATCGAGGCGGCCGTCCGGGAGATCCTCCTGGCCGTCGGTGAGGACCCCGACCGCGACGGGCTGCAGGACACCCCTGCCCGGGTCGCCCGGTCCTACGCCGAGATCTTCGGTGGGCTGCGGCAGGACCCGCTGGCCGTGCTCGGCACCACCTTCGACGTCGACCACGACGAGATGATCCTCGTCAAGGACATCTCGCTCTACAGCGTCTGCGAGCACCACCTGGTGCCCTTCCACGGATCGGCCCACGTCGCCTACATCCCCGGCGCGGACGGACGTGTCGTCGGGTTGTCCAAGCTGGCCCGGCTCGTCGACGTGTATGCCCGTCGCCCGCAGGTGCAGGAGCGGCTGACCACGCAGATCGCCGACGCGCTGGAGGACCACCTGGCGCCGCGGGGCGTCCTCGTCGTCGTCGAGGCCGAGCACCTGTGCATGTCCATGCGCGGTGTCCGGCGGCCCGGCGCGCGCACCCTCACCTCCACCGTGCGCGGGCAGCTGCGCAACCAGGCCACCCGCGCCGAGGCCATGAGCCTCATCACCGGGCGGTAGGACCGGCGTGGTGAGCCCCCGGCATACCTCCATCATGGGCGTCATCAATGTCACGCCCGACTCCTTCAGCGACGGTGGACGCTGGCTCGACCCGGACGTCGCCGTCGCGCGCGGCCGCGAGCTGGCGGCCGCGGGGGCCGACCTCATCGACGTCGGCGGCGAGTCGACAAGGCCGGGCAGCACCCGACCACCGGAGGCGGAGGAGCGCGACCGGGTCCTGCCGGTCGTCTCCGCCCTCGCGCAGCAGGGGTATGCCGTCTCGGTCGACACGATGCGCGCCACCGTCGCCCAGGCGGCGCTCGAGGCCGGCGCGGTCCTGGTCAACGATGTCTCCGGCGGTCTCGGGGACCCCGAGATGGGGGAGATGGTCGCGCAGACCGGCGCCCGCTACGTCGTCATGCACTGGCGCGGGCTGCTCAGCGACCCGGCGGCCACCCACCACTACGACGACGTCGTCGAGGACGTGTGCGCCGAGCTCGGCGAGCGGGTCGAGGCGCTGGTCGGGCAGGGGGTGCGCGAGGAGCAGCTCGTGCTCGATCCCGGCTTCGGTTTCTCCAAGGACGCGAGCCACAACTGGGCCCTGCTCGCGGGGCTCGACCGGGTGGTGGCGCTCGGGCTGCCGGTGCTCGTCGGCACCTCCCGCAAGAGGTTCCTCGGCCGGCTGCCGGTGCGGCCGGGGGCGCAGCTGCCCGACGAGCCGAGCCCGGCGGACCGTCGGGACGCCGCGACCGCGGCCACCAGCCTGCTCGCCGCGCAGGCAGGGGCCTGGGCCGTGCGGGTGCACGAGGTGGCCCCGACCCGGGATGCTCTGGCCGTGTGGGAGCTCACGCAGGGGGCAGCACGTGCGCGGTGACCAGATCCGGCTGACCGGCGTGCGCGCCCGGGGCCACCACGGGGTCTTCGAGCACGAGCGGCGCGACGGGCAGGACTTCGTCGTGGACGTGACGATGGAGGTCGACCTCGCGCCGGCCGGCACGACCGACGACCTGACCCGCACGGTGAACTACGGCGAGGTCGCCGCTGACGTCGTCGCCGTGATCGAGGGACCACCGCACGACCTCATCGAGACCGTCGCCGAGCAGATCGCCGACCGGGTGCTGCGGCGGGTGCTCGTGGAGGCCGTGGAGGTCACCGTGCACAAGCCGCAGGCACCCGTGGGCGTGCCCTTCGGCGACGTCAGCGTGACCGTCCGGCGCCGCCGGGACGTGCCGGTCGTGGTGGCCCTCGGGGCCAATCTCGCCGCCGCCGACGGCGCGGAGCCCGGCGCGACCCTCCGTCGGGCGAGCGGTCGGCTGCGCCGGGTGCGCGGCCTGCACGCCGTGCGGGTGTCGCGGTCGTTCCGCACCGCCCCGGTGGGTGGCGGGGCCGTCGCCGGCCAGCCGGACTACGCCAACGCCGTGGCGCTGGCCCGCACCAGCCTGCCCCCGGCGGCCCTGCTCGCGGCCCTGCACCGCATCGAGGCCGACTTCGGTCGCACCCGCGAGGTGCGCTGGGGTGCGCGGACCCTCGACCTCGACCTCGTGCAGTACGGCGAGCCCGACGCGGGCACCGACATCCGCAGCGACGACCCGGAGCTGACGCTGCCCCACCCCCGGGCCCACGAGCGTGCCTTCGTGCTCGTCCCCTGGGTCGAGACCGACCCCTCGGCGACCCTGCGCGTCGGTGACCGGGTGGTGCCGGTGAGCGAGCTCATACCCCCGCTCGCGGAGCAGGCCGTCGAGCCGGTCGAGGAGGAGCGGTGACCCCCCTGCAGGGCGTGCGGGTGGGGGCGGGTGTCGTCGTGGCCGTGCTCGCCGGCATGGCGAGCTGGCTGCTGCTGCAGGTCGTGCGCTCCCTGGGTGGCAGCTACCCGGTGATCTCCTGGATCGGCCTGGTCCCCCTCGTGGCGGTCGCTCTGCTCGTGCTGGTGATGTGCTGGCAGATCCGCCGCTACCTCCAGGGCAAGGGCACGCACCGCCCCTCGCCGCAGATGGGCCGCGGCACCCTCGTCGGGGCGCAGGCGGCGGCGCTCGGCGGGGCGGCGCTGCTCGGCTGGTATGCCGCGAACGCCCTGGTCCACCTGCCCAACGCCGATGTCGCGAGCGAGCGCGTCCAGCTCGTGTGGGGGATCCTGCACGCGGCTGCCGCGCTCGGCCTGTCCGTGACCGGATACCTCGGTCAGGCGTGGTGCCGCATCCCGCCGAGCGAGCACGATGACGACGACGACGGCGTGCCCGACGGGGATCTCGCCTACGGCTGAGCCGGGCGCCCGGGGCGAGAGGTCGGCCCCTACTTGTCGATGTCGCCCACGACGAAGAACATCGAGCCCAGGATCGCCACCATGTCCGCGACGACGGTGCCCGGCAGCATCTGGCTCAGCACCTGCACGTTGTTGAAGGACGCCGAGCGCAGCTTGAGGCGGTGCGGCACGGTCTCGCCGCGGCTGACGAGGTAGTAGCCGTTGAAGCCCAGCGGGTTCTCCGCCGCGAAGTAGTGCTCCCCGGCCGGCACCTTGAGCTTCTTGGGCAGCCGGGTGCTGACCGGGCCCTCGCCGAGCTCGCGCAGGCGGGCGGTGCAGGCGAGGACGAGGTCGAGGCTGACCTCGATCTGCTCGGCCAGCACCTCGAGGCGGGCGTAGCAGTCGCCCGCCTCCCGGGTGACCACGCGGCCCGGCCCGCCCTCGGCGAACAGCTCGGCGTAGGCGAGGTAGGGCTCGTCGCGCCGCAGGTCGACGTCCAGCCCCGAGGCGCGCGCGATGGGGCCGGACACGCCATACCCCAGCACCGTCTCGAGGTCGAGCACCCCGACCCCGCGGGTGCGGCCCTGGAGGATCTCGTTGCCGAGCACGAGCCCGGTGAGGTCCGGCATCCGCCCGCGGACCGTGGCGACGGCCGCATCGACGCGGTCCAGCCACCCCGGCGGGAGGTCGTGCAGCAGGCCGCCGACCCGGGTGGCCATGAAGTGCATGCGCCCGCCGGAGAACTCCTCCATGACGGCCTGGATCTCCTCGCGCTCGCGGAAGGAGTAGAACATCGGGGTGATCGCGCCGAGCTCGTGCGGGTAGGACCCGAGGAACATGAGGTGGTTCAGCACCCGACCCAGCTCGCTGAGCAGGGTGCGCGTCCACGTCGCCCGCTCCGGCACCTCCATGCCCAGGAGGTGCTCGACGGTGAGCGCCACGCCCACCTCGTTGTTGAAGGCCGACAGCCAGTCGTGGCGGTTGGCGAGCACCATGATCTGGCGGTAGTCGCGCACCTCGAAGAGCTTCTCCGCGCCCCGGTGCATGTAGCCGATGACCGGCTCGGCCGCGGTGATGCGCTCGCCGTCGGCGGTGATCCGCAGCCGCAGCACACCATGGGTGGCGGGGTGCTGCGGGCCGATGTTGAGCACCATCTCGGTCGTCGACAGCCCGCCCACCCCGGCGGCGCCGAGGGTCACGTCCAGGTCTCGGGTGCTCACCCGCTCACCCTAAGCCCGGGGGTGGTGCCGGGCGGGGGACCGGCACGAGCAGCCACCAGAAGTCGCCGAGCGCGCCGCCGGTGAGGGTGGCCAGGGCGCTGCATCGGGCGAGGGCGGTGAGGTATGCCGCAGGGTCGGTGCTGGCCAGGTTGTGCGGCACCGGTGGGGCGGGGTCGCCGAGGAGGTCGGTGAGCAGGTCTCGCTGGCGGTGCGCCTCGACGTCGCGGGCGAGGGAGGCCAGCAGGGCGTCCACGGCGAGGTGGGCCGTGAGGTCGCAGCTGCCGTCGGGCACGGGCGGCACCTCGCGCCCGGCCCGGAAACCGGTGAGGGTGCCGTGCGCGGGCCGATCGGCGGTCTCGTGCCCGTAGTCGACGACGACCACCAGACCCGTCTGCACCCGGCTCAGGAGGTCGGCGAGCGCCGCCTCCCGAGTCAGCCCGACCTCGCCGCGGACGGCGCGATCGAGCCAGCGCTCGGCCCACGCGAGGTCGTCGCCGTCCAGCACCGGGCCCGGGGTCTCGGTGCCGTCGGGGTGGACGGAGGGTGCACGCCATACCCCGTGCTCGTCGCGTGCCACCACGGGACAGGGCACGACATCGAGCCACTCGTGCGCGAGGACCAGCGTGTCCTGGAGATCGCGCAGCGCGGCCGGCAGCGTGGGGCCGCCGGGCGAGACGATCCAGGTGTCGACCTCGAGTCCCTCCGGGCGTTCCACGACATCGACCCCGGTGAGGTGCAGGCCGGGATCGAGGACACGCAGCCGCGCGAGCAGCTCGCCGCGGCCGCAGCCCAGGTCCACGATGCGCGAGCAGCCGTGGCGCTCGGCGAGCATCACGACAGCACGGGCGAGCAGCTCGCCGCCACCGGGGATGCCCTGGGCCGAGGTCGCGAAGTGGGCGGCCGGCGCGGCCCGCCGGTAGAAGCCGTCCTCGGCGTACAGCGCCGCCTGCCAGGCCTGCGCCCACGGGCGGGCCGCCTGAGTCGGTGCCGAGGGCCTCATCGCACTAGGGTGCCGCATCGTGGACCTTCTCGACATCGCGCGCATCGTGGGTGGCCTCGTCCTGCTCGTCGGAGGCGGTGAGCTGCTCGTGCGGGGCGCCTCCAACCTCGCGACGCGGGTGGGCATCAGCCCGCTCGTCGTCGGCCTCACCGTGGTCTCCGTCGCGACCTCGGCGCCGGAGCTGGCGGTGACCGTCGGTGCCGTCCTCGACGACCAGCCCGACCTCGCGGTCGGCAATGTCGTGGGCTCCAACACCGCCAACACCCTGCTCATCCTCGGCATCGCCGCCCTCGTCCTGCCCCTGGCGGTGCGCGAGCAGCTGGTCAAGATCGATGTTCCGGTGATGATCGGCCTCTCCTTCGCCCTGCTCCTCGTCGCCCACGACGGGGTCATCACCAGCCTCGAGGGGGCGGTGCTGCTCCTCGCGATGGTCCTGCACACCGTCGTCACGGTGGTCGTGAGCAAGCGGGCGCAGCGCAAGGAGGTGCGCAAGCGGCGTGCCCCGGCGGCCCGCGAGGGTGAGCCGATGCGGGTGCCGCTCGCCCTGGGCCTCGTCGTCGGTGGTGTGGCGCTGCTCGTGGGGGGAGCCCAGCTGCTCGTCGCCGGTGCGGTGAACATCGCCGAGGGCCTGGGCATCAGCGGTCTGGTCGTCGGGCTCACCGTCGTCGCGGTGGGCACCTCGCTGCCCGAGCTCGCGGCCTCGGTCATCGCCGCTGTCCGCGGTGAGCGCGACCTCGCGGTCGGCAATGTCGTCGGCAGCTGCATCGCCAACATCGGTCTTGTGCTCGGGCTGCCGGCGATCCTGTCCTCGGGCGGCCTGCCGGTGCCGCACCCGGCGATCGCCTTCGACATCCCCCTCATGATCGCCGCCGCCGTGGCGCTGGCGCCGGTGATCTTCACCGGCTTCACCGTCGCCCGGTGGGAGGGTGGCCTGTTCGTGCTCCTGTATGCCGCCTACACCGCCTTTGTCGTCCTCAATGCCACGCGGCACGAGGCGCTGCAGGGGTTCGAGTTCGTCATGGTCCTCTTCGTCCTGCCCCTTGTCGCGCTCACCCTGGTCGTCACGACGACCTTCGAGGTCGGGGTCATGGCCGAGCGGCGCCGGGTGCGCGACGAGGTGGCGGCGGGCCACCCCGTGCCGTGATGTCGTTTTTCTGCTAGATCTGGACCGTGGGGTGTCGCACCATGGAGGGGTGAGCGCCACCGATATGCACCTCGACCACGACCACTGCGCGGCGCTCGTGCGCAGCAAGGACCCCCGGTTCGACGGGTGGTTCGTCACCGGGGTGCTGAGCACGGGCATCTACTGCCGACCCAGCTGTCCGGCGATCACCCCGAAGGTCCGCAACATGCTGTTCTACCCCAGTGCTGCGGCGGCCCAGGGGGCCGGGTTCCGGGCCTGCAAGCGGTGCCTTCCCGATGCCACCCCGGGGTCTCCGCAGTGGCACGTGCGGGGCGATGTCGTCGCGCGGGCGGTGCGGCTCATCGCCGACGGGGTCGTCGACCGGGAGGGGGTCGGGGGTCTGGCCACCCGCCTGGGCTACTCCACCCGCCAGCTCGAGCGGCTCGTGCGCACCGAGCTCGGTGCCGGGCCGCTGGCTCTGGCCCGGGCCCAGCGGGCCCAGGCCGCGCGGCTGCTCATCGAGGGCACCGATCTGTCGATGGCCGACATCACCCACGCGGCCGGGTTCTCCAGCATCCGCTCCTTCAATGCCACGGTGCAGGAGGTGTATGCCGCCACCCCCTCCGCGCTGCGCGCCTCCGCCTCGAAGCAGGTGACGGGGGGTCGCGGGGGGACGGGCCGGGCGAGCACCACGATCGCTCTGCGCCTGCCCTTCCGTGCGCCGCTGCACGTGCCGAGTCTCTTCGGGCACCTCGTCGCGACCTCGGTGGCGGGGATCGAGGCCTGGTCGGACGGAGCGCTGACCCGCGCGCTGCGGCTGCCGGGCGGCCCGGCGGTGCTCGAGCTGCGACCGGGGGCAGAGGGGGAGCGGCACGTGCACGTCACCCTGCTGCTGAGCGATGTCGCCGACCTCGCCGCCGCGATCCAGCGCTGCCGACGCCTGCTCGACCTCGATGCCGACCCGGTGGCGGTCGATGAGCACCTCGGTGCCGACCCCGCCCTGGCGCCGCTCGTGCGCGCCCACCCCGGCGTGCGGCTCCCGGGCAGCGTCGACCCCGACGAGCTCGCGCTGCGGGTCGTCCTCAGCCAGCAGGTCTCCACCGCCGCGGCGGGCACCCACGCAGCACGGTTGGTGCGCGCGCTCGGGGAGCCGCTGCCGGAGCCCCTCGCCGGCGCGGTCACCCATCTCTTCCCGACACCGGAGGCGGTCGCCGGGGCGGCCGAGGAGGACCTGCCGGGGATGCCGGCCTCGCGCCAGCGCACCCTGCGCACCGTCGCCGAGGCGCTCGCGGAGGGCGGCCTGGAGCTCGGCCCGGGCGCCGACTGGGCCGAGGCGCGCGAGCGGCTCCTGCGCCTGCCCGGCGTCGGGCCGTGGACGGTGGAGATGGTGGCGCTGCGCGGGCTGGGCGACCCCGATGCCTTCCCGGCGACCGACCTCGGGGTGAAGGTCACCGCCGCGGCCGCAGGTTTGCCTCCCGGCGCGGGCCTCCTCGACCGCGCGACCCGGTGGCGACCCTGGCGGGGCTACGCCACCGCCCTGCTCTGGGCGGCCTCGGACCACCCCGCCGCCCGCCTGCCCTCCACGACCGCCACGTCCCCCGCACCGGCGCCGGCGACCACGGGGGCGACCCCGACCGCCCGCGGGAGTGACGGCATACCCTCGACGGACACCAAGGAGACACCATGACCATGCACCTCACCATCGACTCACCGGTGGGCCCGCTGCGGCTGCGCAGCGACGGCGACCACCTGACCGGGGTCTTCTTCGCCGAGCACCGGCACGCGCCCGACGACCTCGGCGACCCGGTCCCCGCCGAGCAGGCACCCGAGGTCCTGCGCGCGGCGGCGCAGCAGCTGGGGGAGTACTTCGAGGGGTCCCGGACCGGCTTCGACCTGCCCCTCGCCGCGGCCGGCACCGACTTCCAGCAGCGGGTCTGGGCGCAGCTGCGCACCATCCCCTATGGCGAGACGTGGTCCTACGGAGAGCTGGCCAGGGCCCTGGGTCAGCCGGGCGCCTCGCGCGCCGTCGGTCTCGCCAACGGTCGCAACCCGCTGTCGATCGTCGTGCCCTGCCACCGGGTGGTGGGCTCGGACGGCTCGATCATCGGCTACGGCGGTGGCGTCGAGCGCAAGCAGACCCTGCTCGAGCTCGAGCGCTCGGCCGCCACGCCGGCCCTCTTCGCCTGACGCCTCGGCGCCGACGCGGTGCCGGGGCCGGGCGCGTATCCGACTACCCTTGAGAGGGTGAGCGAGCAGACCCAGCCCAGCGTGCCCGAGACCGACCTGCCCGAGCAGATCGCGGTCCGCCAGGGCAAGCGGCAGGCGATGCTCGACGCGGGGGTCGACCCCTATCCCGTCGAGGTGCCGCTCACGCACACGCTGGCCGAGGTGCGCGAGGGGTGGGCGCACCTGGAGACCGGCGAGGAGACCCAGGACGTCGTCGGTGTCGCCGGCCGGGTGATGTTCGTCCGCAACACCGGCAAGCTGTGTTTCGCCTCGCTGCAGGCCGGTGACGGCACCCGCCTGCAGGCCATGCTCTCGCTGGCCGAGGTGGGCCAGGAGTCGCTCGATGCGTGGAAGGCCTGGGTCGACCTGGGCGACCACGTCTTCGTCGAGGGCCGGGTCATCAGCTCCCGTCGCGGTGAGCTCTCGGTCATGGCGACTTCGTGGCGGATGGCGTCCAAGGCGCTGCGGCCGCTGCCGGTGCTGCACAAGGACCTCTCGGAGGAGCAGCGGGTCCGGCAGCGCTACGTCGACCTCATCGTGCGTGACCAGGCCCGTCAGATGGTGCTCGACCGGGCGGCGATGACCCGCGCGGTGCGCCGCGTCCTCGAGGCCGACGACTACATCGAGGTGGAGACGCCGGTGCTGCAGGCGGTCCACGGCGGGGCCAACGCCCGCCCCTTCCGGACCCACCTCAACGCCTTCGACCTGCCGATGACGATGCGGATCGCGCTGGAGCTCTACCTCAAGCGCGCGGTCGTGGGTGGCGTGGAGCGGGTCTATGAGATCGGCCGGATCTTCCGCAACGAGGGCATCGACTCCACGCACTCCCCGGAGTTCACCATGCTGGAGTGCTACCAGTCCTACGGCGACCAGTTCACGATGGCCGACCTCATGCGACGGATGATCCTCGCGGCGGCTGATGAGATCGGCAGCAGGCAGATCGAGAGCCCCCATGGCCTCATCGACCTCGACGGGGAGTGGGTCTGGCTCCCGTTCTACGACGGGCTCTCCTCCGCGGTCGGCGAGCGGGTCGACGTCGACACCCCGGTCGAGGACCTGAGGCGGCTCGCCTCGGCCCACGACGTGCCGCTCCAGGCCGGGTGGGGCGCCGACAAGATCGCCCTGGAGATCTTCGGCGACATCGTGGAGCCGACGCTGGTGCAGCCCACCTTCGTCTGCGACTACCCCGCGATCGCCCAGCCCCTGGCCCGACCGCACCGGGACACCCCCGGTCTCGTCGAGGCCTGGGACCTCATCATCGGTGGCATCGAGCGCGGCACCGCCTTCTCCGAGCTCGTCGACCCCGAGATCCAGCGGGCGCGCTTGACCGAGCAGTCGTTGCTCGCGGCCGGAGGCGACGCGGAGGCCATGCAGCTCGACGAGGACTTCCTGCGGGCGCTGGAGTATGCCGCGCCGCCGATGGGTGGGCTCGGGATGGGGCTCGATCGGGTCCTCATGCTGCTCACCGGGACCGGCGTGCGGGAGACCATCCTCTTTCCGTTCCTCAAGCCGGAGGCGTGATGGGTGTTCTGCACGAAGGCTGGATGATCCTCGCCGCACTGCTGCCCTCGGCCGGTCTGCTCTATCTCTTCTACGTCGTCATGAAGCACATCGTCGAGGGCGACCGTCGTGAACGCGCTGCTCAGCGGGCCGCCGACCGAGAGCAGGCCGCCGCCGAGCAGCCCACCGACAGCGCTGACTAATCACCGCCCGCGTGGGCGGTGTGCATTTCTTGTGATCTTCCCGTAACGTGCTCCGTCGAGTGAAAAGCGGGCCCGCGTGTGCGGCCAAAAGCGCTATCATTCACCTGCGCCACATCCTGTAGTGGCGCATGCTTCGCGAAAAGGAGAAGAAATGGCACAGCGAGTGCAGGTCATCCTCGTGGATGACCTCAGCGGTGGGGAGGCGAACGAGACTGTTGAGTTCGCCTTGGACGGGGTTCATTACGAGATCGACCTGAGTGACGACAACGCCGCGAAGCTACGTGAGGACTTCGCGACGTGGATCGGTCAGGCGCGTCGGTCCGGCGGTCGTCGGCAGACCCGTCGACGTGGCGCCGCTCCGGCCGGCGGCCGCAGCGACGAGCTGGCGAAGGTCCGCGAGTGGGGCCGTGACAACGGCTACAAGGTGAGTTCCCGGGGCCGTGTCTCCCAGGAGCTCCAGGACGCCTACGCGGCGGCCCACTGAGTCGAGGACGCACCACCTGGCGGGGCCGACATTCCGGACGGGATGTCGGCCCCGCTTCGTGTTTCCTGCGGCGTGGCCGAGCGCCTCAGACCTCATCCATCGTGATCTGCCTGAGATCGACGTCTCCGGAGGCTGCACCCTCCACCTCCGACCACTCCCGCGGGAGCGCGACCTGGGGGCGTTCTCGGCCGCGCAGCGACCACGGACAGATGGTCGTCTTGGCGCCATTGTTCTGGCTCCAGTCGAGAAAGACCTTTCCCGGGCGCACGGCTTTGCTCATCCGCGCCGTGACGAGGTCGGGGTGGGCCTCCGCCAGGCTCTCGGCCAGCGCCTTGGTCACGGCGCTCACCTCATCGGCGCTGCGCGTGCCCTCGAGGTCGGCATACAGCTGCATCCCTTTGGACCCGCTGGTCACCGGGCGCGATCCCAGGCCGACGGCGTCCAGCCGCTCGCGCACCAGCAGCGCCACCCGCGAGCACTCGGCGAGGCCGGCGCCGGGGCCCGGGTCCAGATCGATGACCAGGCGGTCCGGGGGCAGCGGGACCCCCTCGTCGTCGATCCGCCACTGCGGCACGTGCAGCTCCAGGCTGCCGAGGTTGACGAGGTAGACCAGCACGGCGACATCCGTGACGAGGGGGAAGGTCAGATGGGTGTGGCCGCGGGAGGACCCCGGCGTCGGCACGGTCACCCGGGGCAGCCAGTCCGGCGCGCCCGAGGGGAGGTTCTTCTCGAAGAAGTGGGCCTGGGCCACGCCCTCGGGCCATCGGATGCGGGTCACCGGTCGCCCCGCCAGCTCCGGCAGGATCTGGTCGGCGTGCGAGACGTAGTAGGTGAGCACCTCGCCCTTCGTCGTGCCCGTCGAGGGATAGATCACCTTGTCGAGGTTGCTCACCCGGAGCGTGCGTCCGGCCACGCTCACCTGCTGGCTGCTCACGGTGCCTCGCTGTCGATGTCGAGGCCTGCGACGTCGTCGGGTCCGAGGTCGGGGCGCACGCCCTGGAAGGACGGCTGGCGCAGCCGGTCGGTCGTCCGCTCCGCGTCGAGGGCCGCGACGTCGACGACGAGGCGGGGCTCCACCCACGTCGACCCGCGGGACTCCGCGTGGGGGATCGGCGCGTCGAAGGGGTAGTCGCCGACGGGCACGTCGGCGAGCAGCTGCTGCAGGTGCTCACCGGCGCGTCCGGCCAGCCCGCTGCCGACCCTGCCCCGGTAGCGCAGAAGCAGCGACCCGTCCGCGGCGCGCAACGGCATACCTCCCGGGCCGCGGAGCGGCAGCCCGACGTGGACCGCGCCCAACCGTCCCGGGCGCCCCGTCTCCGGGCGCCACCCCCCGACGACGACGGACACCCGGCCCCGGTGCGGGAACTTCAGCCACGCGCTGCTGCGCCGCCCGGGCTGGTATGCCGCGTCCCGCCGCTTGCTGACCACGCCCTCCAGGTGCTGATCCCGGGTCGCGGTCAGGAGCATCGCGCCGTCGTCGTAGACGGGGGAGAGCTGGACGCCGGGGACGTCCTCGAGCAGCTGCTCCAGCGCCTGCCGGCGCGCGGTCCAGGGCAGGGCGGTGAGGTCGAGGCCGTCGAGGCGCAGCAGGTCGAAGGCGATGTAGGTCGCGGGCCGGGCGAGGGCCAGCCGCTGCGCCGCGGCGCCACGAC
Encoded here:
- a CDS encoding histone-like nucleoid-structuring protein Lsr2, coding for MAQRVQVILVDDLSGGEANETVEFALDGVHYEIDLSDDNAAKLREDFATWIGQARRSGGRRQTRRRGAAPAGGRSDELAKVREWGRDNGYKVSSRGRVSQELQDAYAAAH
- the ligD gene encoding non-homologous end-joining DNA ligase, with translation MRPMLATPGEIPPRPPTGPAWVHEIKWDGIRLLAEVQDGRLRLLTRGERDIAHAFPELAGLTEVADDLLLDGEAVCLVEGRPSFAHVVERVHVGRGAAAQRLALARPATYIAFDLLRLDGLDLTALPWTARRQALEQLLEDVPGVQLSPVYDDGAMLLTATRDQHLEGVVSKRRDAAYQPGRRSSAWLKFPHRGRVSVVVGGWRPETGRPGRLGAVHVGLPLRGPGGMPLRAADGSLLLRYRGRVGSGLAGRAGEHLQQLLADVPVGDYPFDAPIPHAESRGSTWVEPRLVVDVAALDAERTTDRLRQPSFQGVRPDLGPDDVAGLDIDSEAP
- a CDS encoding methylated-DNA--[protein]-cysteine S-methyltransferase; the protein is MTMHLTIDSPVGPLRLRSDGDHLTGVFFAEHRHAPDDLGDPVPAEQAPEVLRAAAQQLGEYFEGSRTGFDLPLAAAGTDFQQRVWAQLRTIPYGETWSYGELARALGQPGASRAVGLANGRNPLSIVVPCHRVVGSDGSIIGYGGGVERKQTLLELERSAATPALFA
- the ligD gene encoding non-homologous end-joining DNA ligase, whose protein sequence is MSSQQVSVAGRTLRVSNLDKVIYPSTGTTKGEVLTYYVSHADQILPELAGRPVTRIRWPEGVAQAHFFEKNLPSGAPDWLPRVTVPTPGSSRGHTHLTFPLVTDVAVLVYLVNLGSLELHVPQWRIDDEGVPLPPDRLVIDLDPGPGAGLAECSRVALLVRERLDAVGLGSRPVTSGSKGMQLYADLEGTRSADEVSAVTKALAESLAEAHPDLVTARMSKAVRPGKVFLDWSQNNGAKTTICPWSLRGRERPQVALPREWSEVEGAASGDVDLRQITMDEV
- the lysS gene encoding lysine--tRNA ligase; translation: MSEQTQPSVPETDLPEQIAVRQGKRQAMLDAGVDPYPVEVPLTHTLAEVREGWAHLETGEETQDVVGVAGRVMFVRNTGKLCFASLQAGDGTRLQAMLSLAEVGQESLDAWKAWVDLGDHVFVEGRVISSRRGELSVMATSWRMASKALRPLPVLHKDLSEEQRVRQRYVDLIVRDQARQMVLDRAAMTRAVRRVLEADDYIEVETPVLQAVHGGANARPFRTHLNAFDLPMTMRIALELYLKRAVVGGVERVYEIGRIFRNEGIDSTHSPEFTMLECYQSYGDQFTMADLMRRMILAAADEIGSRQIESPHGLIDLDGEWVWLPFYDGLSSAVGERVDVDTPVEDLRRLASAHDVPLQAGWGADKIALEIFGDIVEPTLVQPTFVCDYPAIAQPLARPHRDTPGLVEAWDLIIGGIERGTAFSELVDPEIQRARLTEQSLLAAGGDAEAMQLDEDFLRALEYAAPPMGGLGMGLDRVLMLLTGTGVRETILFPFLKPEA